A stretch of Lathyrus oleraceus cultivar Zhongwan6 chromosome 6, CAAS_Psat_ZW6_1.0, whole genome shotgun sequence DNA encodes these proteins:
- the LOC127095338 gene encoding uncharacterized protein LOC127095338: protein MSDLQTLKRISAHVAKTKLKAALEVEVKYMVAEAKKTEMHLDGPGKDFDPEPPDNVPDEVQGQRLDAIYDDEPLGFEKDPLASNTKMLARDPLEEIDLGEGGIKRPTYLSANISPELKIEVIQLLKDYKDFFAWDYNEMPGLSRDLVKLKLPIKPGRNPIKQTPRDLNVATPKDEYPMLVAEMQVDSSKGHDYLSMLDGYSGYNQIFIADEDVPKMAFRCPRALGTYGWVWDFLGFVVHKKGIEINQNKTKAIMEAKAPSTKKELRRIGKWALSLTEYSLTYRPLKVVKGQVVADFIVDHSIVQNSLNYLELEPWKLYFDDSTHKDGTGVGILIISPRKNPIKFKYKLKGLCSNNEAEYETLIAILEILLELGATRVEIMGDSELVIRQIIKEYICVKEKLIMYFVIASRLLQKLQDVIEVRGRVVSTRLSPSYLEETKLGYVDEESFEILAIDCLANEDWRNPIIKYLENLTASTGQKVRYRALSYVLMGNELFKKTPQGVLLKCLSKIEACIALSSVHGGGYGAHQVDHKMKWLLFRQGMYWPTMLKYCMEFSKGCQECQVHAGIQHVPTSELHSIVKPWPFKGWALDLVGEI, encoded by the exons ATGTCTGATCTGCAGACATTAAAAAGGATTTCGGCTCATGTAGCCAAAACTAAATTGAAAGCGGCCTTAGAGGTCGAAGTTAAATACATGGTTGCCGAAGCCAAAAAGACAGAAATGCACTTGGATGGTCCTGGTAAGGACTTCGATCCAGAACCACCTGACAATGTTCCAGACGAAGTGCAAGGCCAGAGGCTCGACGCCATCTATGATGACGAGCCTTTAGGTTTCGAAAAAGATCCGCTGGCAAGTAACACGAAGATGCTAGCGCGGGATCCCTTGGAAGAAATCGACTTGGGGGAAGGGGGAATCAAAAGGCCCACGTATCTAAGTGCCAACATCAGCCCAGAACTCAAGATCGAAGTGATTCAGCTGCTGAAGGATTATAAAGACTTCTTCGCATGGGATTACAATGAGATGCCTGGTTTGAGCAGAGATCTGGTCAAACTGAAGTTGCCAATAAAGCCTGGGAGGAATCCTATCAAGCAAACCCCAAG AGATTTGAATGTTGCAACCCCAAAAGATGAGTATCCAATGCTTGTGGCAGAAATGCAAGTAGATTCTTCCAAGGGACATGATTATCTTAGTATGCTCGATGGATattccggatataatcagatttTCATTGCTGACGAAGATGTGCCAAAAATGGCATTTCGATGCCCCAGAGCATTAGGCACCTACGGATGG GTATGGGATTTCTTAGGCTTCGTGGTCCATAAGAAAGGGATCGAAATTAATCAAAACAAGACCAAGGCCATTATGGAGGCGAAAGCTCCATCAACAAAGAAGGAATTACG tcgaattggtaaATGGGCTTTGTCTTTGACCGAGTATTCTTTAACTTATAGGCCTTTAAAGGTTGTTAAGGGACAAGTGGTAGCAGACTTTATAGTCGACCACTCCATAGTACAAAACTCCTTAAACTATCTGGAGTTGGAGCCTTGGAAATTGTACTTCGATGATTCTACTCATAAAGATGGAACAGGCGTGGGGATACTAATTATTTCTCCTAGAAAAAATCCAATAAAATTCAAGTATAAGCTCAAAGGACTTTGTTCgaacaatgaggctgagtatgagaCTCTGATAGCCATCCTTGAGATcttgttggaattgggggcaactcgagtcgaaataatgggAGACTCGGAATTAGTAATAAGACAAATCATAAAGGAATACATATGTGTTAAAGAAAAACTGATTATGTACTTTGTGATAGCTAGTAGACTCTTAC AGAAGTTACAAGATGTAATTGAAGTTAGAGGAAGAGTAGTGTCGACTAGACTCTCCCCATCATATTTGGAGGAAACAAAGCTAGGATATGTTGACGAAGAGAGTTTCGAGATTCTTGCAATAGATTGTTTGGCGAACGAAGATTGGAGAAATCCAATAATAAAATATTTAGAAAATCTAACAGCATCTACTGGACAAAAAGTTAGGTATCGAGCTTTAAGTTATGTTCTTATGGGAAacgaattgttcaaaaagacaCCTCAAGGAGTCTTACTCAAATGCCTTAGCAAAATTGAGGCATGCATAGCCCTCTCTAGTGTCCATGGTGGGGGATATGGGGCACATCAAGTGGATCATAAGATGAAATGGCTATTATTTCGACAAGGGATGTATTGGCCTACCATGCTTAAGTATTGTATGGAATTCTCTAAAGGGTGTCAAGAGTGCCAAGTGCATGCAGGCATACAACATGTCCCGACAAGTGAACTCCACTCCATTGTGAAACCTTGGCCTTTTAAAGGTTGGGCGTTGGACCTAGTTGGAGAAATTTGA